The DNA window CTCTTTTTCTAGCCTTGGCCTAAAGAAATTGGATTTGAGCTCCCCAGGAGGTTTGTGTGGTAAAGACAATGTTTGCTTGCACAAAGTGAAGGAAACTAACATGATTGGTACCTGTTAAGAAACAGCAACATTTTAAGTAAAAGAATAGTTGAAAACTAATCTTTTCATTCCATTTGAATGACAATAAATTAAACAAgcaaataattattctttctGGGAAATCTTACCTTATGGTCTATGCAGCAGCAAACTGAGATCCAATAAGACGGTCCAAAGAGTGATATGCTAATTAAAAATCAGAGAATTTTATATGTGAAGAAAGTAATTAGAGACAACTACACAAGTGACAACGAAGGTGGAGCAAAGTTATTTTATAGGCAAAGGTGTCAACTTGCAGTCTAATTTTTTAGAAGGTTATAATTACCAGGCAAAGGTGTCAACTTGCAGTCTAATTTTTTAGAAGGTTATAATTACCAGTAGGAAGAGGTCTTTATATGTCGGGTCGGacccaataaaaattttaggcccgtttacCTGGTTTGGATTCGGGCCTGGCCCaaaaaatgagcttaaaattttgtccaagcctgaccggataaaaatgttaaaattcgaGTCTAATCTAGCCTGCctatattactttttttatattatttcttatataatttttttaaaaaaatataatacatcaaaaatactaaaaacacaaaaataaataaatatatatatatactaaaataacattaagatatgtacaattttataaacaaatacctctaaaatagtaacaaaattaacaataaaacaagagttatataatatccaaacaataataacaaaatagtatcaacataatataaaatagtaacaaaatagtgaaaaataataataagaaaatagcaaaaaaatagtaataattttttttttacatattcaaGTCAAATCGGGCCAAAAAAGCTTTACCAAGGCATGATAATAATCTTattttttgtctaaacttatttttcatacttttatttttacttaaactctttcatttttcgaGAAAACCTTCAACACAGGGTCTACTAGTAGGTACTCTACTTTACCAGTAACCCGAGGTTTAGCAAAACAAGAGGCGATGATAGCTGGCAAAGGACTAGTAATAGCTTGaaatgagtttaaaaataaaaataaccacCACAACTAGGAATTGGATGGCTTATCATCATTTATAGGCACATGTTAACGCAATCTCTCACCTGGATTTCAACTACAAGGTGCTTCtatcttcaaaataaaaaaacaggaggctgtgaattttcaaaatttcctaCCATTTTAATGATATTATCAAAAACTTGTTGAAATGAACAATGCCACTGACACAATATGGTCATCAATTACTTTGGCCAAGTCAACAACAGGTAAAATTTCAACACAGCGCTAGGCGCAGACACTGCAATCAGACAGGTAAAAGGTGAATTGGCTGGCTATCTCATCCACAATGTTGACTATGAAACTGATAATGTAGCTGTAAAGTGTACATTTTATTGGGTGATATACCCATACCAATGTGGATGCTTGACCCTTGTTATTAAGCTAGctcaaatttatttgtaaagaatAATTATATGCTTTGTATATAGTTTTTACAATGCCCGATGTTgaagacaaaaataaataaaccctaaactagaAAATACACAAATCTTCTACCCATCCGTTTCAACATGAGTTGCATTTATCTTCGAAGGCAAACACCACAGATTCCTTTTTCCCTCCCTTAAATATTCAATGTCTTCCATAGGAAACTAGACTGTTATTAATCTCAAATCTCATGTCCTCCAAGTTGGAAGCCACCCCATGAACATCCCAAGCTGTTTTCTTCCATGTCCCACAAGAATTCATAGCCATCATGAACTTTGGAGCTAACTTCATTGCTGTTGTTCTCTTGATGGGAATTATATTGAAGCAGGTTTAGCAAGCATTGGGCGTGGCTTTGATAGGTAGGTGTGGTGGTGGACAAAGAGCTGATATGTTGGTAGGCTGTTTCGTGGGCATGATGAGTTGATGAGGTCTCCAACATCATTGGGGAGCTGAGTTTGGCGCTGttctcttctttgctcttgtgaaACACTCTACATAAAACCCACTCTTCCTGTATATATATCACATGTCAATGTTTCAACTTATCAGCtttacatacataatataatatatgggCCCAAATAGAGTTCCAACATTAACATTCAGAAAAACTATCGttggtttttaaatgatttaCATTAATCAAATGTCATCATAATAAATGTATACATCAACACCAATAATTAAGATAATTATAAACGAGCATGGTAGAAAAGAGCAGGTAGGTAGCGATAGATACCTTAGGAGGCAAATGTGGAGTGTGGAGGCGGAATTCATGCATGATCCATCCAGTTTTGATACCATTGGGAGCTCGGTTTCTATAAAACACCAATGTTTTCCTCATCCCAACCACCTCTTCCGTTGTTGGGTCCAACACCATTCGATCTTTCCCTGTTGCTTTCCAGTAACCTGATGTCGTCGCCCGATTCGTTCGGAACCCCGTCGCGTATTTCCGGTCTCGGAAGCTAAAGAAATACCATTCATTTGCATTCAACTTTGCCACCTCTGTTAATTTAATCAAGTCCCCAATTAATCCCATGcaaacacaaatatatatttttaattgtttatgctttattttccttttaatcaacataaatttttattaaaaaaatcctaTCTTTTCACTAACTCTTCCTCCCTGAATTACTTGAGTGTTGGTAAGTCTTTGTCACCGTATGGGTTATGTCTAATAAAGCTACAAGGCTTTGTCGGGCATGATAAGGAAATAATTCCTTTAGAAAAGAGGGTTAATTCCACTTTACGTCTTTAAATTATGGCTCAAAAAATAgtttaattgagtttttaaaatatttaggtCATTTCaccaattttatcattattttaggcaatatgcatcTGACGTGGATAATATCTAAAACACTTGTGTACCTATTAAGTAatcttaattttgattaaaattgcACCCGAGTTTGTCTATATGGTAGAgtgtttacaatttgatccatGTGATTTATATACGTTGGTATTTAACACCCAAATTGACAGCTAGACTAACAAAAGAAGCTGATGAATACAATATTATTACTTTGACATTTTAATCAAAGTGCTTTGAAGTTAAACAACCAATATAAAATCTAGGTTATAGTTTCAgaatatttgataaaattaacCCTTAGGAGAAAAATCTACAAGAATTACCcgtaattttttttgtcaaatgatgatataatattaaaaacgTCAACAACATAGaacaatgataaaaaaaaattgtgaacaTCTTGATAACCGAAGTTCAAATCTTATTAACATACGTAACATgagatatattaaataaattgaatttgtcCTATATTAAGAATATCTTAGACACCAACTTTAACCAACAATTACGTATACAGTTCACTTTACTGTTTGCTTCTATATTTAGAAAAATCTTATCTTATATAACACTAAAACAAGAACTACCACAtgttaataagaaaaaaataattaaggagcaaaaaaaagtgaaatgctTCTATTTATAGGTCACATTTTAGAGTCCAAGAATTGTCTTATGTAGCCCTATGTTTTCAAGTAACTTAACTCGTGATATTGTAATAATTTTCCTTATAATTAATATTAGGACTTGCTATTTTTGGGTGCATATGGGAAAAAGTATACTCTTAAATTAGAAAGTGCAGGAGCTAGCACAAAGATAAATAAAGAAGATATATGGTGGGCAAAATGCAGCTGTTTTCGCTGCCTAAGAGAGTTGGcaatataaacaaattatatattatcatttCTTTCATCTATAACTTTTACTTCACAAACTACTTCACCTTATAAAACACCTCTTACTGGTTTTGAAAGAAAAGATATCCATAATTTTAATCTATAGTTACTAAAATCTACATCtaacttgaattaaattattattaagttaatttacgaacaaagttttgatttaatgtgaagatttcaaaaattttaaatttaaattttattatgtgtaaattttatcaattttatactTGTAATGATATAACAATTATAAGTActcaaacaaaacaaaacaaaataaacaaagatgaaaaaaattcatttaaaaaaaaaagaggttaatactattttttatatgacaaaaaaaaatattagtggATTCATATTCAAAGAAATTTGGCTTAATGCTTAGTTtgattttcaaattatatatgtttttcattttggtttctaatttttttttatctcagGCTACATTCCATTACACAATTTAGCTCAAtacattaaaaaagaaaaagaaaaagaaaaagaaaaaagggctAGCACATCACATTATTAGAACGTGCCACATtaccttcttttattttttaatattatgcattatattaataaaaataaaaaaatatatataacatataaatattttaaatttccaaaaaaaccaattttaaaaaataaagttagaaaattttgaaatatataaatgtaaaataaagtgaaaataatatataaaaatttcaataaattttaggaaaaataaaaaattaattagttaaattttttttaaaaaaaccct is part of the Gossypium hirsutum isolate 1008001.06 chromosome D11, Gossypium_hirsutum_v2.1, whole genome shotgun sequence genome and encodes:
- the LOC107923109 gene encoding protein CUP-SHAPED COTYLEDON 3-like (The RefSeq protein has 4 substitutions compared to this genomic sequence), with amino-acid sequence MGLRDIGATLPPGFRFYPSDEELVCHYLYKKIANEQVLKGTLVEIDLHTCEPWQLPEAAKLNANEWYFFSFRDRKYATGFRTNRATTSGYWKATGKDRMVLDPTTEEVVGMRKTLVFYRNRAPNGVKTGWIMHEFRLHTPHLPPKEEWVLCRVFHKSKEENSAKLSSPMMLETSSTHHAHETAYQHISSLSTTTPTYQSHAQCLLNLLQYNSHQENNSNEVSSKVDDGYEFLWDMEENSLECSWGGFQLGGHEI